Genomic DNA from Verrucomicrobiota bacterium:
ACCCGCGGCTCTCCTTTGACCTTGTTGGGCGGGAAGATGCGGCTCTCGTGGCTGGTCGTCAGATTGAAGACCGCGAAGAAAGGCGCGCCCTCCGGCCTGTTTTTGTAGTGAGCTTTGCGACCCGAAAAGTCCCAAATCCTCTTGGGATCGATGGACTGGGTGTTGTAATCGGTTTTTGACTGGTTGGTGGTGTAGTAGCCGGCCTTGCGAAACAGTTCGGGGTAAGTGGGAAAAAGGTCTCGCGGCACGGCATACTTCGAGCGCATGTGCATGGTGCCCAGTGAGACCGCCGGAACGCCAAAGATCCAACTGCTGCGCGCCACCGCGCAAACCGGGGCATTGGCGAAACAATTGGTGAAGCGGATGCCCTCCGCTGCCAAGCGGTCCAAGTGAGGGGTGCGCGCATTCTCATCGCCGTAGGAACCCAAGAAGGGTCCATTGTCCTCGCTCACGATCCAGAGTAAGTTGGGGCGGTCCTGAGCGACCGCTTGCAGGGGGCCTCCCAGGAAAAGGCTGAGAAAAAGAACAGATCGAGAGAGGGTCATGAGGTGGAGTGGGGGGAGATCGACCGGGAAGAACAACCGACCAAAAAACGTTCCCTCCAGCAACTTTTTTTCGTCGGGTTTCTCCCGAGCGCTGGTTCTCTCGCTGGGAATTTCACCAAAGAGAAACGCCACTACTTTCCACGCTTCTTTTTGAAAATGAGGCATTTTTAAAAAAGTTCTATTGACAAAAGTGGACCGCCCATCTTACCAAATAATCGAGAAATCCCCCAGACGTAAAACACATGAAACTCCCTTCCTTCGTAGTTACTAGCATCGCTCTCCTCCTCCCGGCCACCCTCCAGGCAGCCACTGTCTACTTTTTCGCCGATTTTGAGTATGGTGGAGCTGATCCGGCGGTCGCCACCGACGCTGCCGATCTCAATACTGGAATGACCAACTTGGTTGGTTCGTTTTCCGGAACTCTCCCGACCTCTGCCAACAACGCTTTCAACAGTCCCAGCATCGTCAGTTTTCAGAACGATACCGCCACCGACAATCATTTGCGGATCGATCGGCCATCCGGAGTCGGGCAATTCAGCGCTGATTTGACCTCGACGGTAAGTGTCGACGGATTGTTCGTGTCTTTCGACCTCTTGAGCCGCCGCGGTTCGAATACCGGGGCGGGCTCCTTCAATATCATTGGATTGGACGACTCGGGCAACGAGGCTTTCAACCTTTTCGTGGACGCTGATAAAAACAGTGACCCAGGAAATCAGCTGGCAGTGGTTTCGGGAGCGGGAACGGTCGATTACGATCCAGTCACCACTTTCGGAGGAACTGGGACACCGCTGAGCAAAGATTTGAATCAGAGTGGTGGCCTCGCCGATATCGCCAGCATCTCGATGGTGTTGGGGGCCACCGACTACTCCATCACCTTGGACACCCCTTTCAATAGCGGGAATCAGTGGACCGCCAATTCTGTCGCTTACAACGGATCGGCCACAACGCTTTCCCGCATCGTCTTCACGGTCGAGAGCGACACTGGATTCTACCTAGATGATCTCTGGGTGGCCGATGAAGCCATCCCCGAGCCTTCGGCTGTTTCGCTGCTCGGCCTCAGCGCAGCCCTCGTGGCCCTCCGCCGTCGGCGGGCCTAGGCCCCGCGACTCCTTTCGAGTCGAGCGGGTTTCCTAAGAAAAGGTTAGGATTTTGATCCACGTTTTTTAACTCGAAACAGCTACCCCGTAATTTTCTACCGGCTTCCCCATCTGGGCGTCGTTGAAATCATAGTGGCCACCCTCACCCATTCTCCCCTGCAATCACTCAACCTCTACCAGGAATTCCCATGACAACCAAAACTCTTACTTCGTTTTTTATCCTCTTACTGGGCCTCACCCCCAGTCTTCCGGCGAGCGTTATCTTTTTTGCCGACTTCACCTACACATCTGCGCCTGATTTTTCGACTATCACCGACGCGTCCCAATTAAACGGTATGGTGGATCAGGTTGGCACTTTTTCTGGAGCCACCAATGGCGCGGAGATCGTGCTGGCTTCTACCGATCCAGGTTCCCCAACCAATCCGACGATCACAGACGCCTTGGGCTATCGAGATTCTCGGGATGGTGTTGACAGCCTAACGATCTTAAAAGCGAATTTTAGCGAATCGGCTGACTTGGCGGATGGTGTGAACGTGTCCTTCTTTTTGAGCACTCGCCGGGGGAATAATAATGCCGGTGACAATTACGACATCGTTGGCTTCGACTCGTCGGGGGTGGAGTCTTTCCGTCTCACGATCGGAACAGATAAACAAGGGGGGGGCCAGACTGAGCGAATTGGATTCGTATCCAGCGGAACGACCACTTTTGATCTGCCCACGACCACCGGAGCGGATGCCATTGGGGACTTGAACGTCGACAATAACATCCAAACCGGTGCCGTCATCAACCTCGCCTTGAGCGACAACGGATTCACCATCGATTTCGCCGGGGTCGATTCCGCAGGCGCTAACTCCTACACAACGGATGTTTTGGCCTACAATGGTTCGGCCACCAGCATTTCCTCTATCGAATTCCAGCTGGCAGCCGAGGATGTAGATGCCAATGGTGGCGATAAATCAGGGTTTTATCTAGACAATTTTCAAGTCTCGGCCATTCCCGAAACTAGTCATGCCGCTGTCCTGGGAGGCTTAACCCTGTGCGGCCTCTTCTTTTCACGTAGGAGATCTTAGTCTAAAGCTTGGGATCCTAATGACCCTGTCCTCTTTCTGGGGACAGGGTTTTTTTTGGTAGCAAGCGCCTGGGGCAAGTGGTCGGAGGGCCGCGCAATCCGTCACACTGGATCGACGTCCACCAGCAGCGAGACTTCTTTTGAGGCTTGAAGTTCTAAGAGGGCCCGTTTGAGGGGGGCGGTGATGGTTCGGCTTTTGGGCGCGCGCAGGCTGACTTGGTAGCGGTAGTGATCGGCCACTCGGAGGACCGGGGCCGGGACGGCTTCTCCCACGAGCACTTCAGGCGGCAGCTCTTTTTTGAGTCGATTGACGAGCGTTTCCAAGGTGAATTGCGCCAGGCGTTCTTTTTTCGATCGGCTGGTGACGGTGACTAAGTGAAAATAGGGCGGGAAGTGGAAGGCTTTGCGGAGCTCCAGCTCTTGCTCGGCGAAGCCTTGGTGGTCGTGGTGGCGGGCGAATTGCAAACTGGGGCTGTGGGGAGAGAAGGTCTGCACGATGACTTCCCCCGCCTTCTCCCCCCGCCCGGCCCGGCCTGCCACTTGCACCAAGAGTTGGAAGGTGCGCTCCCCCGCCCGGAAGTCAGGGAGATGCAGGCTCAAGTCGGCATGGAGCAGTCCGACCAAGGTGACGTTGGGAAAGTGCAGCCCTTTTGCCAAAAGCTGAGTGCCGAGGAGGACCTGAATTTTGCCCGCTTTGAAGTCGCGAAAGACTTCTTGGAGGCGGTTTTTTCGTCGCATGCTATCGGCGTCCACTCGCTCCAAGCGCATCTTGGGGTAAAGTCCTCGCAGCACTTGTTCCACTTTCTGGGTCCCATAGCCGGCGAACTGGATGGCGCGGCTACCGCACTGGGGGCAGTGACGGGGGACCAGCTCCTGGTAACCGCAAAAGTGACAGAGGAGGCGCTCCTCGCTCCGGTGGTAGGTCAGAGAGACATCGCAGTGGCGGCATTCCACGACGTGGGCGCAGTCGGGGCACTGGAGAAAGCGGGAGAAGCCTCGTCGATTGAGAAAAAGAATGGCCTGCTCCCCGGCTTCCAGCCGCCGACTCAGGCCCTGATGCAGAAGTTCGGAGATCATGCCACCCCCGAGGGCGCTTTTGCCCGCGCGCCGCATATCCACGAAGCGAAAGCGGGGCAGCGCTTGCTCTCCGATCCGGGTGGTGAGCTGGACGCGCCGGTATTTGCCGGCTTGCACGTTGGCGGTCGATTCGAGGGAGGGAGTCGCCGAACCCAAGACGACAGCGCACTTTTCCAAGTGGCCCCGCAGCACGGCCAAGTCCCGCGCATGATAGCGGGGAGGGTTGTCTTGCTTGTAGCTGGCTTCCTGTTCTTCATCCACCACGATCAGGCCCAGGTTCCCCACCGGCGCGAAGACCGCGCTGCGGGCCCCGATCACGATCCGGGCACGGCCGCAGCGCACCTTTCGCCATTCGTCCTGCCTTTCTCCTGCCCCCAGGGCGCTGTGGAGGACGGCGATTTCGGTTTCGGCGGTCGCGAAGCGGCTTTTGAAGCGGTTGACGGTCTGCGGCGTGAGGGAGATTTCTGGAACCAGCACAATGGCGTCCCGGCCGCTGGCGACGACTTGGGCAATGGCTTGGAGGTAGACCTCGGTTTTGCCGCTGCCGGTCACGCCTTGCAAGAGGACCGGATGGGGCACGGCGGCTTGCGTTTCTTCGAGGATGGCTTGGAGCGCCCCCGCCTGGGCCTTGGTTAAGGGCAAAGGCAAACTTTCGACGAACTCCGCCTGGGCGAAGGGGTCGCGTTCTCGACGCAGAACGGTTTTTTCCAAGAAGCCCTTCCCGAGGAGGCCCTGCACCACGGCCCGGCTGAAGCCTTGTTTCCCGAGTTGGGCCAGGCCGATGGGCTCGGTTTGCTGCCCGAGATGGGCCAGGCAACGAGCTTGCTGCGGCGCGCGCTGACGGAGCTTCTCGAGGGCTTCAGGAGAGGGAGGACGCGCTACGCGGACCGCCTGGTGCTCGATGGCCCGGTAGTGGGTTTCCCGGGCTCCTTCGGGGTAGATGGCTCGCAGGACATCGGTCAGCTTGGCGAGGTAGTAGCTTTCCATCCAGAGCGCGAGCCGGACCAGCCCCGCTGGGATGCCATCACTTTCATCGCCACTCCGATCTTCCAGCTCCAGGAGATCAAATTCCGATTCCGCCGCTTCCGAAGACGGATGCAGGTCAATGACGGTGCCGGTCCGAAGCGCCTGGCGAACGCGGACTTGGACCCGCGCGCCACTCTCCAAGGGCCCGGCCCAGCTTTCCGGGACCCGGTAGTCCAGCAGAAGAGAGGGCGCGCCATCGATGAGGACGCGGGCAATTTGCGGGGCTGAAGAGAGGGCGCTCAATGAGACGACCAAGGACCCGCCACCGCCTAGCTCAACTGCTTTTTCAGTCTTCGAGGTCTTCGAGGAGGACCGATTGCCCCCGCCGCTGGCTCAGGGTCTTGGCTTGGGCCACCACTTCGCTGGCCCGGGTGTCATAGCGGTAGCTGTGGCAGTTCGGGCACAAGACGACTTTGTGAGCCACGATCGAGTCGCAACCGACGCAGATTTTATACTGCTCCGGGGAGCGAATGATTTTGGCAGCGCGCGCCTTGCGGTCGTCGAGATCGCTCGTGTCTGCCATGGCCGCAAAGAAAAAGCGATCCTCCGATGGGAGGCGATCGGGGTGAAGGGCTCCCCGTGAAACGACCCTAGAGCTGGGCGATAGCCTGATTGAGGCGCTGCTTGAGGCGGGCGGCGGTGTTTTTGTGAAACACGTTCGACTTGGCCGCCTTGTCGATGGCCGAGGCGAAGGCGGAAAACTGCTCATTGGCTGCCTTCTGATCGCCCGCTTCGATAGAGGCGCGGACCTTTTTGCGCAGGCTGCGAACCTGGGCTTTGACGGCTCGATGGCGCTCCGTGCGGGTCTTGGTCTGGCGGACGCGTTTTTCGGCGGACTTGACGTTTGGCATAGAACTGTCCCGATTTGGCGGGCAGGGAAGCTACGGAGCGGGCTGCTTTTGTCAACTTTCAATCGCAGCGGACGGGGAAGCCGCCTCCGGTTCTCCCTCAGGGGTTGCCTCGGCCTTTTCTCTCTCGGCTTGGCGAGTCTTTTCGATCGCTTCCAGATAGGGCTTGATCTCGGGTCGCAAAGGTCCCTTCACAATCTCCACCACGGTGCCCACGGGAACGCGGTCGTAAAGGCCGATGATGTCGGAAGAGCGCATCCGAATGCAGCCCCAGCTGTAAGGCTTGCCAAGGTTCCGCTCCTCTGGGGTGCCATGGATGTAGATGTAGCGGGGGTAGGAATTCTTGTTCCATTCCTCGAGACCGCGCAGCCAGAGAATGCGCGTGACGATGGGGTCGCGGCCCGGGGCATCAATCGGAAGGACCTCGCCCGTGGGACGACGATCCTTGAAGACGGCG
This window encodes:
- the priA gene encoding primosomal protein N', which codes for MSALSSAPQIARVLIDGAPSLLLDYRVPESWAGPLESGARVQVRVRQALRTGTVIDLHPSSEAAESEFDLLELEDRSGDESDGIPAGLVRLALWMESYYLAKLTDVLRAIYPEGARETHYRAIEHQAVRVARPPSPEALEKLRQRAPQQARCLAHLGQQTEPIGLAQLGKQGFSRAVVQGLLGKGFLEKTVLRRERDPFAQAEFVESLPLPLTKAQAGALQAILEETQAAVPHPVLLQGVTGSGKTEVYLQAIAQVVASGRDAIVLVPEISLTPQTVNRFKSRFATAETEIAVLHSALGAGERQDEWRKVRCGRARIVIGARSAVFAPVGNLGLIVVDEEQEASYKQDNPPRYHARDLAVLRGHLEKCAVVLGSATPSLESTANVQAGKYRRVQLTTRIGEQALPRFRFVDMRRAGKSALGGGMISELLHQGLSRRLEAGEQAILFLNRRGFSRFLQCPDCAHVVECRHCDVSLTYHRSEERLLCHFCGYQELVPRHCPQCGSRAIQFAGYGTQKVEQVLRGLYPKMRLERVDADSMRRKNRLQEVFRDFKAGKIQVLLGTQLLAKGLHFPNVTLVGLLHADLSLHLPDFRAGERTFQLLVQVAGRAGRGEKAGEVIVQTFSPHSPSLQFARHHDHQGFAEQELELRKAFHFPPYFHLVTVTSRSKKERLAQFTLETLVNRLKKELPPEVLVGEAVPAPVLRVADHYRYQVSLRAPKSRTITAPLKRALLELQASKEVSLLVDVDPV
- a CDS encoding PEP-CTERM sorting domain-containing protein; the encoded protein is MKLPSFVVTSIALLLPATLQAATVYFFADFEYGGADPAVATDAADLNTGMTNLVGSFSGTLPTSANNAFNSPSIVSFQNDTATDNHLRIDRPSGVGQFSADLTSTVSVDGLFVSFDLLSRRGSNTGAGSFNIIGLDDSGNEAFNLFVDADKNSDPGNQLAVVSGAGTVDYDPVTTFGGTGTPLSKDLNQSGGLADIASISMVLGATDYSITLDTPFNSGNQWTANSVAYNGSATTLSRIVFTVESDTGFYLDDLWVADEAIPEPSAVSLLGLSAALVALRRRRA
- a CDS encoding L,D-transpeptidase — encoded protein: MAALAPLILASCASKPSTYLVASVEDQKMALVDDERLIAIYPISTSKFGLGNEFNSFQTPLGKLQVAKKYGGGAVAGAVFKDRRPTGEVLPIDAPGRDPIVTRILWLRGLEEWNKNSYPRYIYIHGTPEERNLGKPYSWGCIRMRSSDIIGLYDRVPVGTVVEIVKGPLRPEIKPYLEAIEKTRQAEREKAEATPEGEPEAASPSAAIES
- the rpsT gene encoding 30S ribosomal protein S20, with protein sequence MPNVKSAEKRVRQTKTRTERHRAVKAQVRSLRKKVRASIEAGDQKAANEQFSAFASAIDKAAKSNVFHKNTAARLKQRLNQAIAQL